Proteins from one Mauremys mutica isolate MM-2020 ecotype Southern chromosome 14, ASM2049712v1, whole genome shotgun sequence genomic window:
- the CBFA2T3 gene encoding protein CBFA2T3 isoform X4: MPDSPADVKTQSRSTPPNMPPPPPAVTQGATRHPSFTPNTNQEAGPPTFLPRGRFHGCLKWSMVCLLMNGSSHSPTAINGAPSTPNGFSNGPATSSTASLSTHQLPPACGARQLSKLKRFLTTLQQFGNDISPEIGERVRTLVLGLVNSTLTIEEFHAKLQEATNFPLRPFVIPFLKANLPLLQRELLHCARMAKQTPAQYLAQHEQLLLDANASSPIDSSELLLEVTETGKRRTPDRTKENGLDRDPLHPEHLSKRPCTMSPAQRYSPSNGLSHQPNGLPHPTPPPPPPPHYRLEDMAMAHHYRDSYRHPDPRELRERHRQAAVHGSRQEEVIDHRLTDREWAEEWKHLNNLLNCIMDMVEKTRRSLTVLRRCQEADREELNHWIRRYSDAEDMKKGTNPPPRPHNSSSNSEAPPLDAHREFVPRPLSGYMPEEIWRKAEEAVNEVKRQAMSELQKAVSDAERKAHELITTERAKMERALAEAKRQASEDALTVINQQEDSSESCWNCGRKASETCSGCNTARYCGSFCQHKDWEKHHHVCGQTLQGLQASAGAAPSSGVGLGVGSAQPDVVAVGASITSVATMAASPSETSSAAASRSGTPATPAPLETASR, encoded by the exons CCTCCTCCGCCACCAGCCGTCACGCAGGGAGCCACGCGGCACCCCTCCTTCACGCCAAACACCA ATCAAGAAGCTGGGCCTCCGACGTTTCTGCCTCGCGGCCGTTTTCATGGTTGCTTGAAATGGTCGATGGTCTGTCTTT TAATGAATGGAAGCAGCCACTCCCCCACCGCTATCAATggagctccctccacccccaacggGTTCAGCAACGGCCCTGCCacctcctccactgcctcccTGTCCACCCATCAGCTCCCTCCCGCCTGTGGCGCCCGGCAGCTCAGCAAACTCAAGCGCTTCCTGACCACCCTGCAGCAGTTTGGGAACGACATCTCCCCGGAGATCGGGGAGCGGGTGCGCACGCTGGTGCTGGGGCTTGTG AACTCCACGCTGACCATCGAAGAGTTCCACGCCAAGCTCCAGGAGGCAACTAACTTCCCACTGCGCCCCTTCGTCATCCCCTTCTTGAAG GCCAACCTGCCCTTGCTGCAGCGCGAGCTGCTCCACTGCGCCCGCATGGCCAAGCAGACCCCAGCCCAGTACCTGGCCCAGCACGAACAGCTGCTGCTCGATGCCAACGCCTCGTCCCCCATCGACTCCTCTGAGCTGCTCCTGGAGGTCACCGAGACCGGCAAGAGGAGGACACCAGACAG GACCAAAGAGAACGGCTTGGACCGAGACCCTCTGCACCCCGAACACCTCAGCAAACGGCCGTGCACCATGAGCCCCGCTCAGCGGTACAGCCCCAGCAACGGGCTGAGCCACCAGCCCAACgggctgccccaccccaccccgccaccGCCACCGCCACCGCACTACCGCCTGGAGGACATGGCCATGGCACACCACTACCGGGACAGCTACCGGCACCCCGACCCCAGGGAGCTCCGGGAGCGCCACCGGCAAGCGG CCGTGCACGGCTCCCGCCAGGAGGAAGTGATCGACCACAGACTAACAGACAGGGAGTGGGCTGAGGAGTGGAAACACCTCAACAAC CTGCTGAACTGCATCATGGACATGGTGGAGAAGACGCGGCGCTCCCTCACCGTGCTGCGCCGCTGCCAGGAGGCCGACCGCGAGGAGCTCAACCACTGGATCCGCCGCTACAGCGATGCTGAAGACATGAAGAAAGgcaccaaccccccaccccgcccccacaaCAGCTCCTCCAACTCCGAGGCCCCCCCATTAG ACGCTCACCGGGAGTTTGTGCCCAGGCCCCTCTCTGGTTACATGCCCGAGGAAATCTGGAGGAAAGCTG AAGAAGCTGTGAACGAGGTGAAGCGCCAGGCCATGTCCGAGCTCCAGAAGGCGGTGTCGGACGCGGAGCGCAAAGCCCATGAGCTGATCACTACCGAGCGAGCCAAGATGGAGAGGGCCCTGGCGGAGGCCAAGCGCCAGGCTTCCGAGGACGCGCTGACGGTGATCAATCAGCAGGAGGACTCGAGTGAG AGCTGCTGGAACTGCGGGCGCAAGGCCAGCGAGACCTGCAGCGGATGCAACACGGCCCGCTACTGCGGCTCCTTCTGCCAGCACAAGGATTGGGAGAAGCACCACCATGTCTGTGGGCAGACTCTGCAGGGCCTCCAGGCCTCCGCCGGCGCAGCCCCTTCCTCCGGGGTGGGCTTAGGGGTGGGCTCAGCTCAACCGGATGTGGTGGCTGTCGGCGCCTCCATCACCAGCGTGGCCACCATGGCCGCCAGCCCCAGCGAAACCAGCTCAGCTGCTGCGTCGCGCTCCGGCACGCCAGCCACCCCAGCTCCTCTGGAAACGGCGTCACGCTAA
- the CBFA2T3 gene encoding protein CBFA2T3 isoform X1: MAGGSSELENRASASACHGAWGRGSRGTSQGSAEKKKAATMPDSPADVKTQSRSTPPNMPPPPPAVTQGATRHPSFTPNTNQEAGPPTFLPRGRFHGCLKWSMVCLLMNGSSHSPTAINGAPSTPNGFSNGPATSSTASLSTHQLPPACGARQLSKLKRFLTTLQQFGNDISPEIGERVRTLVLGLVNSTLTIEEFHAKLQEATNFPLRPFVIPFLKANLPLLQRELLHCARMAKQTPAQYLAQHEQLLLDANASSPIDSSELLLEVTETGKRRTPDRTKENGLDRDPLHPEHLSKRPCTMSPAQRYSPSNGLSHQPNGLPHPTPPPPPPPHYRLEDMAMAHHYRDSYRHPDPRELRERHRQAAVHGSRQEEVIDHRLTDREWAEEWKHLNNLLNCIMDMVEKTRRSLTVLRRCQEADREELNHWIRRYSDAEDMKKGTNPPPRPHNSSSNSEAPPLDAHREFVPRPLSGYMPEEIWRKAEEAVNEVKRQAMSELQKAVSDAERKAHELITTERAKMERALAEAKRQASEDALTVINQQEDSSESCWNCGRKASETCSGCNTARYCGSFCQHKDWEKHHHVCGQTLQGLQASAGAAPSSGVGLGVGSAQPDVVAVGASITSVATMAASPSETSSAAASRSGTPATPAPLETASR, translated from the exons CCTCCTCCGCCACCAGCCGTCACGCAGGGAGCCACGCGGCACCCCTCCTTCACGCCAAACACCA ATCAAGAAGCTGGGCCTCCGACGTTTCTGCCTCGCGGCCGTTTTCATGGTTGCTTGAAATGGTCGATGGTCTGTCTTT TAATGAATGGAAGCAGCCACTCCCCCACCGCTATCAATggagctccctccacccccaacggGTTCAGCAACGGCCCTGCCacctcctccactgcctcccTGTCCACCCATCAGCTCCCTCCCGCCTGTGGCGCCCGGCAGCTCAGCAAACTCAAGCGCTTCCTGACCACCCTGCAGCAGTTTGGGAACGACATCTCCCCGGAGATCGGGGAGCGGGTGCGCACGCTGGTGCTGGGGCTTGTG AACTCCACGCTGACCATCGAAGAGTTCCACGCCAAGCTCCAGGAGGCAACTAACTTCCCACTGCGCCCCTTCGTCATCCCCTTCTTGAAG GCCAACCTGCCCTTGCTGCAGCGCGAGCTGCTCCACTGCGCCCGCATGGCCAAGCAGACCCCAGCCCAGTACCTGGCCCAGCACGAACAGCTGCTGCTCGATGCCAACGCCTCGTCCCCCATCGACTCCTCTGAGCTGCTCCTGGAGGTCACCGAGACCGGCAAGAGGAGGACACCAGACAG GACCAAAGAGAACGGCTTGGACCGAGACCCTCTGCACCCCGAACACCTCAGCAAACGGCCGTGCACCATGAGCCCCGCTCAGCGGTACAGCCCCAGCAACGGGCTGAGCCACCAGCCCAACgggctgccccaccccaccccgccaccGCCACCGCCACCGCACTACCGCCTGGAGGACATGGCCATGGCACACCACTACCGGGACAGCTACCGGCACCCCGACCCCAGGGAGCTCCGGGAGCGCCACCGGCAAGCGG CCGTGCACGGCTCCCGCCAGGAGGAAGTGATCGACCACAGACTAACAGACAGGGAGTGGGCTGAGGAGTGGAAACACCTCAACAAC CTGCTGAACTGCATCATGGACATGGTGGAGAAGACGCGGCGCTCCCTCACCGTGCTGCGCCGCTGCCAGGAGGCCGACCGCGAGGAGCTCAACCACTGGATCCGCCGCTACAGCGATGCTGAAGACATGAAGAAAGgcaccaaccccccaccccgcccccacaaCAGCTCCTCCAACTCCGAGGCCCCCCCATTAG ACGCTCACCGGGAGTTTGTGCCCAGGCCCCTCTCTGGTTACATGCCCGAGGAAATCTGGAGGAAAGCTG AAGAAGCTGTGAACGAGGTGAAGCGCCAGGCCATGTCCGAGCTCCAGAAGGCGGTGTCGGACGCGGAGCGCAAAGCCCATGAGCTGATCACTACCGAGCGAGCCAAGATGGAGAGGGCCCTGGCGGAGGCCAAGCGCCAGGCTTCCGAGGACGCGCTGACGGTGATCAATCAGCAGGAGGACTCGAGTGAG AGCTGCTGGAACTGCGGGCGCAAGGCCAGCGAGACCTGCAGCGGATGCAACACGGCCCGCTACTGCGGCTCCTTCTGCCAGCACAAGGATTGGGAGAAGCACCACCATGTCTGTGGGCAGACTCTGCAGGGCCTCCAGGCCTCCGCCGGCGCAGCCCCTTCCTCCGGGGTGGGCTTAGGGGTGGGCTCAGCTCAACCGGATGTGGTGGCTGTCGGCGCCTCCATCACCAGCGTGGCCACCATGGCCGCCAGCCCCAGCGAAACCAGCTCAGCTGCTGCGTCGCGCTCCGGCACGCCAGCCACCCCAGCTCCTCTGGAAACGGCGTCACGCTAA
- the CBFA2T3 gene encoding protein CBFA2T3 isoform X3, producing MAGGSSELENRASASACHGAWGRGSRGTSQGSAEKKKAATMPDSPADVKTQSRSTPPNMPPPPPAVTQGATRHPSFTPNTIMNGSSHSPTAINGAPSTPNGFSNGPATSSTASLSTHQLPPACGARQLSKLKRFLTTLQQFGNDISPEIGERVRTLVLGLVNSTLTIEEFHAKLQEATNFPLRPFVIPFLKANLPLLQRELLHCARMAKQTPAQYLAQHEQLLLDANASSPIDSSELLLEVTETGKRRTPDRTKENGLDRDPLHPEHLSKRPCTMSPAQRYSPSNGLSHQPNGLPHPTPPPPPPPHYRLEDMAMAHHYRDSYRHPDPRELRERHRQAAVHGSRQEEVIDHRLTDREWAEEWKHLNNLLNCIMDMVEKTRRSLTVLRRCQEADREELNHWIRRYSDAEDMKKGTNPPPRPHNSSSNSEAPPLDAHREFVPRPLSGYMPEEIWRKAEEAVNEVKRQAMSELQKAVSDAERKAHELITTERAKMERALAEAKRQASEDALTVINQQEDSSESCWNCGRKASETCSGCNTARYCGSFCQHKDWEKHHHVCGQTLQGLQASAGAAPSSGVGLGVGSAQPDVVAVGASITSVATMAASPSETSSAAASRSGTPATPAPLETASR from the exons CCTCCTCCGCCACCAGCCGTCACGCAGGGAGCCACGCGGCACCCCTCCTTCACGCCAAACACCA TAATGAATGGAAGCAGCCACTCCCCCACCGCTATCAATggagctccctccacccccaacggGTTCAGCAACGGCCCTGCCacctcctccactgcctcccTGTCCACCCATCAGCTCCCTCCCGCCTGTGGCGCCCGGCAGCTCAGCAAACTCAAGCGCTTCCTGACCACCCTGCAGCAGTTTGGGAACGACATCTCCCCGGAGATCGGGGAGCGGGTGCGCACGCTGGTGCTGGGGCTTGTG AACTCCACGCTGACCATCGAAGAGTTCCACGCCAAGCTCCAGGAGGCAACTAACTTCCCACTGCGCCCCTTCGTCATCCCCTTCTTGAAG GCCAACCTGCCCTTGCTGCAGCGCGAGCTGCTCCACTGCGCCCGCATGGCCAAGCAGACCCCAGCCCAGTACCTGGCCCAGCACGAACAGCTGCTGCTCGATGCCAACGCCTCGTCCCCCATCGACTCCTCTGAGCTGCTCCTGGAGGTCACCGAGACCGGCAAGAGGAGGACACCAGACAG GACCAAAGAGAACGGCTTGGACCGAGACCCTCTGCACCCCGAACACCTCAGCAAACGGCCGTGCACCATGAGCCCCGCTCAGCGGTACAGCCCCAGCAACGGGCTGAGCCACCAGCCCAACgggctgccccaccccaccccgccaccGCCACCGCCACCGCACTACCGCCTGGAGGACATGGCCATGGCACACCACTACCGGGACAGCTACCGGCACCCCGACCCCAGGGAGCTCCGGGAGCGCCACCGGCAAGCGG CCGTGCACGGCTCCCGCCAGGAGGAAGTGATCGACCACAGACTAACAGACAGGGAGTGGGCTGAGGAGTGGAAACACCTCAACAAC CTGCTGAACTGCATCATGGACATGGTGGAGAAGACGCGGCGCTCCCTCACCGTGCTGCGCCGCTGCCAGGAGGCCGACCGCGAGGAGCTCAACCACTGGATCCGCCGCTACAGCGATGCTGAAGACATGAAGAAAGgcaccaaccccccaccccgcccccacaaCAGCTCCTCCAACTCCGAGGCCCCCCCATTAG ACGCTCACCGGGAGTTTGTGCCCAGGCCCCTCTCTGGTTACATGCCCGAGGAAATCTGGAGGAAAGCTG AAGAAGCTGTGAACGAGGTGAAGCGCCAGGCCATGTCCGAGCTCCAGAAGGCGGTGTCGGACGCGGAGCGCAAAGCCCATGAGCTGATCACTACCGAGCGAGCCAAGATGGAGAGGGCCCTGGCGGAGGCCAAGCGCCAGGCTTCCGAGGACGCGCTGACGGTGATCAATCAGCAGGAGGACTCGAGTGAG AGCTGCTGGAACTGCGGGCGCAAGGCCAGCGAGACCTGCAGCGGATGCAACACGGCCCGCTACTGCGGCTCCTTCTGCCAGCACAAGGATTGGGAGAAGCACCACCATGTCTGTGGGCAGACTCTGCAGGGCCTCCAGGCCTCCGCCGGCGCAGCCCCTTCCTCCGGGGTGGGCTTAGGGGTGGGCTCAGCTCAACCGGATGTGGTGGCTGTCGGCGCCTCCATCACCAGCGTGGCCACCATGGCCGCCAGCCCCAGCGAAACCAGCTCAGCTGCTGCGTCGCGCTCCGGCACGCCAGCCACCCCAGCTCCTCTGGAAACGGCGTCACGCTAA
- the CBFA2T3 gene encoding protein CBFA2T3 isoform X2, with the protein MAGGSSELENRASASACHGAWGRGSRGTSQGSAEKKKAATMPDSPADVKTQSRSTPPNMPPPPPAVTQGATRHPSFTPNTNQEAGPPTFLPRGRFHGCLKWSMVCLLMNGSSHSPTAINGAPSTPNGFSNGPATSSTASLSTHQLPPACGARQLSKLKRFLTTLQQFGNDISPEIGERVRTLVLGLVNSTLTIEEFHAKLQEATNFPLRPFVIPFLKANLPLLQRELLHCARMAKQTPAQYLAQHEQLLLDANASSPIDSSELLLEVTETGKRRTPDRTKENGLDRDPLHPEHLSKRPCTMSPAQRYSPSNGLSHQPNGLPHPTPPPPPPPHYRLEDMAMAHHYRDSYRHPDPRELRERHRQAAVHGSRQEEVIDHRLTDREWAEEWKHLNNLLNCIMDMVEKTRRSLTVLRRCQEADREELNHWIRRYSDAEDMKKGTNPPPRPHNSSSNSEAPPLDAHREFVPRPLSGYMPEEIWRKAEAVNEVKRQAMSELQKAVSDAERKAHELITTERAKMERALAEAKRQASEDALTVINQQEDSSESCWNCGRKASETCSGCNTARYCGSFCQHKDWEKHHHVCGQTLQGLQASAGAAPSSGVGLGVGSAQPDVVAVGASITSVATMAASPSETSSAAASRSGTPATPAPLETASR; encoded by the exons CCTCCTCCGCCACCAGCCGTCACGCAGGGAGCCACGCGGCACCCCTCCTTCACGCCAAACACCA ATCAAGAAGCTGGGCCTCCGACGTTTCTGCCTCGCGGCCGTTTTCATGGTTGCTTGAAATGGTCGATGGTCTGTCTTT TAATGAATGGAAGCAGCCACTCCCCCACCGCTATCAATggagctccctccacccccaacggGTTCAGCAACGGCCCTGCCacctcctccactgcctcccTGTCCACCCATCAGCTCCCTCCCGCCTGTGGCGCCCGGCAGCTCAGCAAACTCAAGCGCTTCCTGACCACCCTGCAGCAGTTTGGGAACGACATCTCCCCGGAGATCGGGGAGCGGGTGCGCACGCTGGTGCTGGGGCTTGTG AACTCCACGCTGACCATCGAAGAGTTCCACGCCAAGCTCCAGGAGGCAACTAACTTCCCACTGCGCCCCTTCGTCATCCCCTTCTTGAAG GCCAACCTGCCCTTGCTGCAGCGCGAGCTGCTCCACTGCGCCCGCATGGCCAAGCAGACCCCAGCCCAGTACCTGGCCCAGCACGAACAGCTGCTGCTCGATGCCAACGCCTCGTCCCCCATCGACTCCTCTGAGCTGCTCCTGGAGGTCACCGAGACCGGCAAGAGGAGGACACCAGACAG GACCAAAGAGAACGGCTTGGACCGAGACCCTCTGCACCCCGAACACCTCAGCAAACGGCCGTGCACCATGAGCCCCGCTCAGCGGTACAGCCCCAGCAACGGGCTGAGCCACCAGCCCAACgggctgccccaccccaccccgccaccGCCACCGCCACCGCACTACCGCCTGGAGGACATGGCCATGGCACACCACTACCGGGACAGCTACCGGCACCCCGACCCCAGGGAGCTCCGGGAGCGCCACCGGCAAGCGG CCGTGCACGGCTCCCGCCAGGAGGAAGTGATCGACCACAGACTAACAGACAGGGAGTGGGCTGAGGAGTGGAAACACCTCAACAAC CTGCTGAACTGCATCATGGACATGGTGGAGAAGACGCGGCGCTCCCTCACCGTGCTGCGCCGCTGCCAGGAGGCCGACCGCGAGGAGCTCAACCACTGGATCCGCCGCTACAGCGATGCTGAAGACATGAAGAAAGgcaccaaccccccaccccgcccccacaaCAGCTCCTCCAACTCCGAGGCCCCCCCATTAG ACGCTCACCGGGAGTTTGTGCCCAGGCCCCTCTCTGGTTACATGCCCGAGGAAATCTGGAGGAAAGCTG AAGCTGTGAACGAGGTGAAGCGCCAGGCCATGTCCGAGCTCCAGAAGGCGGTGTCGGACGCGGAGCGCAAAGCCCATGAGCTGATCACTACCGAGCGAGCCAAGATGGAGAGGGCCCTGGCGGAGGCCAAGCGCCAGGCTTCCGAGGACGCGCTGACGGTGATCAATCAGCAGGAGGACTCGAGTGAG AGCTGCTGGAACTGCGGGCGCAAGGCCAGCGAGACCTGCAGCGGATGCAACACGGCCCGCTACTGCGGCTCCTTCTGCCAGCACAAGGATTGGGAGAAGCACCACCATGTCTGTGGGCAGACTCTGCAGGGCCTCCAGGCCTCCGCCGGCGCAGCCCCTTCCTCCGGGGTGGGCTTAGGGGTGGGCTCAGCTCAACCGGATGTGGTGGCTGTCGGCGCCTCCATCACCAGCGTGGCCACCATGGCCGCCAGCCCCAGCGAAACCAGCTCAGCTGCTGCGTCGCGCTCCGGCACGCCAGCCACCCCAGCTCCTCTGGAAACGGCGTCACGCTAA